A part of Aspergillus oryzae RIB40 DNA, chromosome 7 genomic DNA contains:
- a CDS encoding protein-degrading AAA family ATPase MSP1 (AAA+-type ATPase) produces MASARGPRWQQFLQELVMVAGTKEEQRRKSAAILRRLDGGEESDEDSPRREGKRGRRQKRGDLALTQYEQAIAMDVVAPDDIPVSFEDIGGLDEIIEELKESVIYPLTMPHLYSSTSSLLTAPSGVLLYGPPGCGKTMLAKALAHESGACFINLHISTLTEKWYGDSNKLVNAVFSLARKLQPSIVFIDEIDAVLGTRRSGEHEASGMVKAEFMTHWDGLTSANSSGEPQRVVVMGATNRIQDIDEAILRRMPKKFPVVLPPAPQRLRILSLVLKDTKVDRENFDLDYLVKAMAGMSGSDIKEACRDAAMAPVRELIREKKAAGLQMNTVDPEEVRGLRTEDFFSRAGGVRIIPPPAQLQAPIKASSEKDWSTESEATSEVETRPSAEMVEPPE; encoded by the exons atggcttcagCGCGCGGTCCGAGATGGCAGCAATTCTTACAGGAATTGGTGATGGTTGCCGGCACT aaagaagagcaacgaCGTAAGTCGGCTGCTATTCTACGGAGACtcgatggaggagaagagtCTGATGAAGATTCACCACGTAGAGAAGGCAAGCGGGGACGGAGACAAAAGCGTGGAGACCTTGCCCTGACCCAATACGAACAAGCGATCGCAATGGATGTTGTTGCCCCAGACGACATTCCCGTATCATTCGAGGATATTGGCGGCTTGGATGAGATCATTGAGGAGCTGAAAGAGTCTGTTATCTACCCACTAACCATGCCTCATCTCTATTCATCTACGTCTTCACTACTTACAGCCCCGTCGGGTGTTCTGCTGTATGGTCCTCCTGGGTGCGGAAAGACTATGCTTGCCAAAGCGCTTGCTCATGAGAGTGGAGCATGTTTCATTAACCTACACATATCAACTCTGACGGAGAAGTGGTACGGTGATTCGAATAAGTTGGTCAATGCAGTCTTCTCCCTAGCCAGGAAGCTGCAGCCTTCCATTGTCTTCATTGACGAGATAGACGCTGTCCTTGGCACTAGGCGGAGTGGGGAACACGAGGCAAGTGGTATGGTTAAGGCAGAATTCATGACCCATTGGGATGGCCTTACCTCCGCGAACTCGTCGGGTGAACCCCAGCGGGTTGTTGTGATGGGTGCAACAAACCGCATACAGGATATTGACGAAGCCATTCTCAGGCGGATGCCTAAGAAGTTCCCGGTCGTccttcctccagcaccacaaCGACTTCGAATCCTCAGTCTCGTACTTAAAGATACCAAGGTAGACCGGGAGAACTTTGACCTTGACTACCTTGTTAAAGCCATGGCAGGCATGTCAGGCAGTGATATCAAGGAAGCTTGTCGCGATGCAGCTATGGCACCAGTTCGAGAGCTCATTCGTGAGAAAAAGGCTGCTGGTCTTCAAATGAACACGGTCGACCCTGAAGAGGTCCGTGGTCTTCGAACAGAAGACTTTTTCTCACGTGCTGGAGGTGTTAGAATTATTCCCCCGCCGGCACAGCTACAGGCACCCATAAAGGCTAGCTCGGAGAAAGATTGGAGTACGGAATCTGAGGCGACGTCTGAAGTTGAAACACGGCCATCTGCTGAAATGGTTGAGCCGCCTGAGTGA
- a CDS encoding putative chromosome segregation protein (Pcs1) (predicted protein): MPPKRKAAAKLSNLAESDNEDATQAQEPRDDERPTKKPRGRPRSKSAELKPLIQSKNDTATAPSQAPEAAPKRGTRRGRPRGSRGSLQSVNQEIEEQKEPEEGEEESGPQVPESAPASNDELVASQPAARSTRSAKPAKPTTTRGRRKATVEKQVKTDGEFQYTPRNTRHYKSPVKANEEAEQSTKQQQKADPQSELEEEVSEGEKAAPDVVEETFVQEEPMEPRSISMSPAKRRQSTQRPLQGSPLKPNAEPELRRKIGELTKKYDTLESRYRTLKEIGVVEANANMEKLRKQCEAMTNASNNLVAGLKAELEAQKALGQRSRTLQKQLKERDAEIAQLKSQAEEATSQLSSAQTEVKALQTKLAAARNTAASLESAAAKVPGSAIKGGSNRANAAASAEAAQAAQFAQLKEDLYTDLTGLIIRDVKKGDSDNLYDCIQTGINGTLHFKLAVPHVSSANFENAEFQYVPLLDDNRDRDLIDILPEYLTVDITFVRQQASKFYTRVIDALTKRRTSTGN, from the exons ATGCCACCCAAGAGAAAGGCCGCAGCCAAGCTTTCTAATTTAGCGGAGTCCGACAACGAGGACGCGACGCAGGCCCAGGAACCACGCGACGATGAGCGCCCTacgaagaagccgagagGGCGGCCTCGCTCGAAGTCCGCAGAGCTCAAACCACTAATCCAATCAAAAAATGACACCGCAACTGCACCATCCCAGGCGCCGGAGGCTGCACCTAAGAGGggaacaagaagagggagacCAAGGGGCTCCAGGGGCTCACTGCAATCTGTTAACcaagagatagaagagcagaaggaacccgaggaaggggaggaagagTCTGGTCCTCAGGTCCCGGAAAGCGCGCCTGCATCTAACGATGAGCTCGTCGCATCGCAACCTGCTGCTAGGTCAACTAGGTCTGCGAAACCTGCCAAGCCTACAACCACCCGCGGACGACGCAAAGCAACTGTTGAGAAGCAAGTCAAGACTGACGGCGAATTTCAATATACCCCGAGAAATACGCGACATTATAAGTCACCGGTAAAGGCcaacgaagaagctgaacAATCCAcgaaacaacagcagaaaGCAGATCCACAGTCAGaactggaagaggaggtaTCAGAAGGTGAAAAGGCTGCGCCAGATGTTGTCGAGGAGACCTTTGTCCAGGAGGAACCCATGGAACCTCGCTCTATCTCCATGTCGCCAGCTAAGCGTAGACAATCTACTCAACGTCCTCTACAGGGTTCGCCACTAAAGCCTAACGCGGAGCCGGAATTAAGGCGCAAGATCGGAGAACTCACTAAAAAGTACGATACTTTGGAGAGTCGCTACCGAACCCTTAAAGAGATAGGTGTGGTAGAAGCAAATGCCAATATGGAAAAATTACGGAAACAATGCGAAGCAATGACGAATG CTTCGAACAACTTGGTTGCTGGTCTGAAGGCAGAACTGGAGGCGCAAAAGGCGCTTGGTCAGCGAAGCCGGACACTACAGAAACAGTTAAAGGAGCGAGATGCAGAAATCGCTCAATTGAAATctcaagctgaagaagccaCCAGTCAGCTGTCTTCCGCTCAAACTGAGGTTAAAGCTTTACAGACCAAGCTTGCAGCTGCTCGGAATACAGCAGCGAGTCTCGAAAGTGCTGCCGCCAAGGTCCCTGGAAGCGCCATCAAGGGTGGTAGCAACCGTGCTAATGCCGCAGCAAGTGCTGAAGCCGCGCAAGCAGCTCAGTTTGCACAGCTCAAGGAGGACCTTTACACTGATCTCACCGGTTTGATTATTCGTGATGTCAAAAAGGGAGACTCCGACAATCTGTATGATTGTATCCAAACAGGTATCAACGGGA CGCTACACTTCAAATTGGCCGTACCGCACGTTTCATCAGCCAATTTTGAGAACGCAGAGTTTCAGTATGTTCCACTTCTGGATGACAACCGAGATCGCGATTTGATCGATATCCTTCCTGAATATTTAACGGTGGATATCACTTTCGTCCGTCAGCAAGCGTCGAAATTTTACACCCGAGTCATTGATGCTCTCACAAAACGGCGGACGAGCACTGGTAACTAA
- a CDS encoding mannose-ethanolamine phosphotransferase MCD4 (glycosylphosphatidylinositol anchor synthesis protein), with amino-acid sequence MARVGRVGFLTLAVVFHLMYAYSIFDIYFVSPIVSGMRSFGVEREASAEAPAKRLVLFVADGLRADKAFQALPDPDAPSDLENDEPIYLAPFIRSRALSHGTFGISHTRVPTESRPGHVALIAGLYEDVSAVTTGWKLNPVDFDSVFNRSRHTWSWGSPDILPMFKEGAVPGRIDADTYGEEAEDFSADATKLDIWVFDKVKELFASAKKDPELDAKLREDKLVFFLHLLGLDTTGHAYRPYSKEYLRNIKLVDKGVQEITQLVEDFYGDGKTSFVFTADHGMSDWGSHGDGHPDNTRTPLVVWGSGVASPRYTHEGTITGHEDGVSADWGLDSVQRNDVAQADVAALMAYLVGLDFPTNSVGQLPLGYLDTSPKDKALAALANAQGVLEMYRVKEEQKRDALLRYTPFEPLADNGETSVEARLERIKTLISNKSYDASIQLSSELLLTALEGLRYLQTYDWLFLRTIVSLGYLGWIAYALTTVIDLHVLHGKSESNRTTFSIMFFSSILVALFSVLLYQGSSWRYYLYALFPIFFWEEVFARRKALLAGREILLGHVHSVSGYFAFAIQLLLYVGVLEALVQSYFHRDIFTVCFILGGFWPITYGTKFLGQHKLLSASWALGCFLMSIFTLLPANKVEDMMMISCGSLLMFLTGLLYLIFERSILGQKRSSDPNSVVSSCGSRTIMGAQVGMILLALIVTRSSVASLQAKQGLPLGNQVLGWAILVSSLLLPFLHRLYPNSHYLHRLMVIFLTFSPIFIILTISYEGLFYFVFCMTLLAWVRLEQAIYIHTTAPTREQDHSVANGSLPAKKPSPGNTVVVEGQPYRYRTLSVSDARVALFFFFLLQSGFFSTGNIASVSSFSLDSVYRLIPIFNPFAQGALLILKLLIPFAIISANLGILNHRLEVAPSALFMVVMSISDVMTLNFFYMVRDEGSWLEIGTTISHFCIASFLCTFVAVLEFLSELFISGVDFGHPATTVGSAVAKAVNGSVACGHSPDSDISGEDSTSVGITAKADPDARS; translated from the exons ATGGCGCGTGTCGGCCGCGTTGGGTTTCTTACCCTCGCGGTGGTCTTCCACCTAATGTACGCCTATTCGATCTTTGACATATACTTTGTCAGTCCGATTGTTAGTGGCATGAGATCGTTCGGCGTGGAACGAGAGGCCAGCGCTGAGGCACCGGCCAAGCGTCTGGTTCTATTTGTGGCGGACGGCTTGCGCGCCGATAAGGCGTTTCAAGCATTACCTGACCCAGATGCACCTTCAGATCTTGAGAACGATGAACCGATCTACCTTGCACCTTTTATTCGATCCCGCGCTCTCTCTCACGGAACCTTCGGCATCTCCCACACGCGAGTTCCCACCGAATCGAGACCCGGCCATGTTGCGCTGATCGCGGGGTTGTATGAAGATGTTTCGGCAGTGACGACGGGCTGGAAACTTAATCCAGTGGACTTCGATAGCGTTTTCAATAGAAGCCGACATACGTGGAGCTGGGGAAGCCCGGATATTCTCCCAATGTTCAAAGAGGGCGCCGTTCCCGGAAGGATTGACGCAGACACatacggagaagaagcggaagacTTCTCGGCTGATGCGACTAAGCTGGATATCTGGGTTTTTGATAAGGTTAAGGAGCTCTTCGCATCCGCAAAGAAAGACCCAGAGTTAGACGCGAAGTTGCGAGAAGATAAActggtctttttcttacATCTTCTTGGTCTAGATACCACAGGTCATGCCTACCGTCCCTATTCGAAAGAATATCTGCGCAACATCAAGCTGGTGGATAAGGGTGTGCAGGAAATCACGCAACTTGTGGAGGATTTCTATGGTGATGGCAAGACGTCATTTGTATTCACCGCGGATCATGGCATGAGCGATTGGGGAAGCCATGGGGACGGTCATCCTGATAATACTAGAACACCGCTAGTTGTTTGGGGCTCTGGCGTGGCCAGTCCCAGGTACACACACGAGGGAACCATAACAGGACATGAAGATGGAGTCTCAGCAGACTGGGGTCTTGATAGCGTTCAGCGCAATGATGTCGCACAGGCAGACGTCGCTGCCCTCATGGCCTATTTGGTTGGACTTGACTTTCCCACTAATTCCGTTGGACAATTGCCCCTCGGCTATTTAGATACCAGTCCTAAAGATAAGGCATTGGCTGCGCTTGCGAATGCACAGGGAGTTTTGGAAATGTATCGTGTTAAGGAAGAGCAAAAGCGGGACGCATTGTTACGGTACACACCGTTCGAGCCTCTTGCGGATAACGGCGAGACGTCCGTGGAGGCGCGTCTTGAAAGGATCAAGACCCTAATCTCGAACAAGTCTTATGACGCCTCAATTCAGCTGAGCTCTGAGCTCTTGCTTACGGCGTTGGAGGGCTTGCGGTACCTTCAAACGTATGATTGGCTCTTCTTGAGAACTATCGTCTCTCTGGGGTATTTGGGTTGGATTGCGTACGCTTTGACGACGGTGATCGATCTGCATGTCTTACACGGAAAATCCGAGTCGAATCGCACAACCTTTAGTATCATGTTCTTCTCATCTATCCTCGTTGCTCTCTTTTCAGTCTTACTGTATCAGGGCTCTTCATGGAGGTATTACCTCTATGCACTGTTTCCCATCTTTTTCTGGGAGGAAGTCTTCGCGCGGCGGAAAGCCTTGCTTGCTGGTCGTGAGATACTCTTGGGTCATGTCCATTCTGTAAGCGGGTACTTTGCATTCGCCATACAGCTGTTGCTGTATGTGGGTGTATTGGAGGCATTG GTGCAATCCTATTTTCACCGGGACATCTTCACAGTTTGCTTTATCTTGGGGGGTTTTTGGCCGATAACCTACGGTACAAAGTTCCTTGGCCAGCATAAGTTGCTTTCTGCATCATGGGCACTCGGTTGTTTCCTGATGAGCATTTTTACTCTCCTGCCTGCCAACAAAGTTGAggacatgatgatgat TTCTTGTGGTTCCctgttgatgttcttgacgGGTCTACTGTATCTTATCTTTGAACGCTCTATCTTGGGACAAAAGCGCTCTTCTGATCCAAACTCTGTTGTCTCTAGCTGCGGCTCGCGAACTATTATGGGTGCGCAG GTCGGTATGATTCTCCTTGCCTTGATTGTAACCAGGTCAAGTGTGGCATCTCTTCAGGCCAAGCAGGGTCTCCCTCTTGGAAACCAGGTTCTTGGGTGGGCTATCTTGG TTTCTTCGCTCCTGTTGCCATTTCTTCACCGTCTGTACCCCAACAGTCACTACCTCCACCGATTGATGGTTATCTTCCTTACCTTTTCTCCGATCTTCATTATCCTTACCATCTCATACGAAGGCTTATTCTACTTTGTCTTCTGCATGACTCTCCTAGCATGGGTCCGGCTGGAGCAGGCCATATACATTCATACTACGGCGCCGACTAGAGAGCAGGATCATAGTGTGGCAAACGGCTCTCTACCCGCGAAGAAACCCAGTCCGGGAAACACGGTGGTAGTCGAAGGCCAACCCTACCGATACCGGACACTTAGCGTCTCCGATGCACGTGTGGcgctgttcttctttttcctccttcagTCGGGATTTTTCAGTACCGGAAATATCGCATCTGtatcctccttctcgctgGACAGCGTTTACCGGCTTATCCCGATTTTTAACCCCTTTGCACAGGGCgcgttgttgatcttgaagcTTCTGATCCCATTTGCGATTATCAGCGCCAACCTGGGCATCCTCAACCACCGGCTAGAGGTTGCCCCCAGCGCTCTGTTCATGGTAGTGATGTCCATCTCAGACGTGATGaccttgaacttcttctaCATGGTCCGCGACGAAGGATCCTGGCTGGAGATTGGCACGACCATTAGTCACTTCTGCATTGCCAGTTTCCTGTGCACGTTCGTGGCAGTCCTGGAGTTTTTAAGTGAATTATTCATCAGTGGAGTGGACTTTGGCCACCCAGCCACCACCGTTGGATCCGCAGTTGCGAAAGCTGTCAATGGGTCCGTGGCGTGTGGACATTCTCCGGATTCTGATATATCCGGGGAGGATAGCACGAGCGTGGGGATCACCGCCAAGGCTGATCCGGATGCCCGTTCATAA
- the farA gene encoding CeGAL family transcription factor (predicted protein) — MSTTGENHTDSTSRPSPAPSATGSTGTSGITVRAGSNGQMGFRRQRASRACEVCLFVLMRSTRPVKASAPRHIAALLDGPYHTIYPSGNPGGDGSITQPRSWFYLNILLANIFYFLSCEDMPCSKSVPCTNCVAFSIECKIPTPKRKKNQTKAKESSGEENPQKETPKDDQSTTDGKDAFGYSSNRMAVDGMPVTSLTESQAAQQATQNGAYAQFMKPKFARAPIKEAGRVAYLGESSNLSLLVQDRHGTTDVVHYPLPPNIRGSRARLADLDNLELDILHQRGAFLLPPKPLCDELVDAYFKWVAPVVPIVNRSRFMRHYRDPKNPPSLLLLQVILLAGSRVCTNPQLMDANGSTTPAAMTFYKRAKALYDANYEDDRVTIVQALVLLGWYWEGPEDVTKNVFYWTRVAMVVAQGSGMHRSVESSQLSKPDKRLWKRIWWTLFTRDRSVAVALGRPIGINTDDSDVGMLTEDDFIEDEIDIAAEYPPDPVHVQFFLQYVKLCEIMGLVLAQQYSVASKSRRMNAMDLTHSDMALADWLQNCPKEVCWQRQNHHFWAALLHANY; from the exons ATGAGCACAACAGGAGAAAACCACACAGATTCTACTTCCAGACCAAGCCCGGCCCCGAGTGCCACGGGCTCAACGGGAACTTCAGGTATTACAGTGCGAGCGGGCTCAAACGGTCAGATGGGTTTCAGAAG ACAACGTGCGTCGCGTGCTTGTGAGGTATGTCTCTTTGTTCTTATGAGGTCGACGCGACCTGTGAAAGCCTCGGCACCTCGGCACATCGCAGCTTTGCTGGATGGCCCCTATCATACTATCTATCCATCAGGCAATCCTGGTGGTGATGGTAGTATAACGCAACCACGATCATGGTTCTATTTGAACATATTGTTGGCTAACATATTTTACTTCTTATCTTGTGAAGACATGCCATGCTCGAAAA GTGTGCCATGCACCAACTGTGTGGCCTTTTCGATCGAGTGCAAGATCCCCACACCGAAACGCAAAAAGAACCAAACGAAAGCTAAAGAGAGCTCTGG CGAAGAGAATCCCCAGAAAGAAACACCCAAGGACGACCAGTCGACGACGGACGGCAAGGATGCCTTCGGTTATTCAAGTAATCGAATGGCCGTCGACGGTATGCCTGTTACATCACTCACAGAGTCGCAGGCCGCTCAGCAAGCCACCCAAAATGGAGCGTATGCCCAGTTTATGAAACCAAAGTTTGCGCGTGCCCCGATCAAAGAAGCTGGCCGCGTCGCTTACCTCGGCGAGTCCTCGAATCTTTCGCTCCTGGTGCAGGACCGCCATGGAACGACGGACGTCGTACACTATCCCCTCCCGCCCAATATTCGAGGATCTCGTGCTAGATTGGCGGATCTGGATAATTTAGAATTGGATATACTTCATCAGCGTGGTGCCTTCCTTCTGCCGCCAAAGCCCCTTTGTGACGAACTCGTCGATGCCTACTTCAAATGGGTTGCCCCCGTTGTACCCATCGTTAATCGCAGCCGGTTCATGCGGCACTACCGCGACCCAAAGAACCCACCGTCCCTACTGCTCCTTCAGGTTATACTTCTCGCTGGGTCCAGAGTCTGTACAAACCCCCAGTTGATGGATGCCAATGGTTCGACAACCCCGGCAGCCATGACATTTTACAAGCGGGCAAAAGCACTCTACGACGCTAAttatgaagatgaccgtGTCACAATTGTTCAGGCGTTGGTACTCCTGGGCTGGTACTGGGAGGGCCCGGAGGACGTTACCAAAAACGTCTTCTACTGGACGAGAGTGGCCATGGTTGTAGCACAGGGGTCAGGTATGCACCGAAG CGTGGAATCGTCTCAACTGAGCAAGCCGGATAAAAGACTTTGGAAGCGAATCTGGTGGACCCTCTTTACAAGAGACCGATCCGTAGCAGTGGCCCTGGGGCGCCCAATCGGTATCAATACAGACGACTCGGACGTTGGAATGTTAACCGAGGACGATTTCATCGAAGACGAGATTGATATAGCAGCCGAGTACCCGCCGGACCCCGTGCATGTACAGTTCTTCCTGCAATATGTGAAGCTTTGTGAGATCATGGGATTGGTACTTGCGCAGCAGTACTCTGTGGCTTCGAAGTCGAGACGCATGAATGCTATGGACCTGACACACTCGGATATGGCCCTAGCA